One segment of Spodoptera frugiperda isolate SF20-4 chromosome 5, AGI-APGP_CSIRO_Sfru_2.0, whole genome shotgun sequence DNA contains the following:
- the LOC118271828 gene encoding uncharacterized protein LOC118271828, which translates to MSFEPASNIVLSILLSLLLSNTCEAIKCFHCNSHNNSACLEMHIPKMQAIIPIVDCREGLSNTIDKREFFCRKITQTILHPDQTPEVRITRGCGWVRSKRECYKADNMDHLETVCQCFGDLCNAATTLEYVKVTALAAVATLLTAFRTWRGEIV; encoded by the exons atgtcTTTTGAACCTGctagcaatattgttttaagcaTTTTGCTGTCTTTATTGCTTTCTAACAcat GTGAAGCAATCAAATGTTTTCACTGCAACAGTCACAATAACTCAGCGTGTTTAGAGATGCATATTCCAAAGATGCAAGCTATCATACCCATCGTTGACTGCAGAGAGGGTCTCTCCAATACCATTGACAAAAGGGAATTCTTCTGCCGAAAGATTACACAGACAA TCTTACATCCAGATCAGACGCCCGAAGTTCGAATCACTCGCGGCTGTGGCTGGGTGAGAAGCAAGAGGGAATGCTACAAAGCTGACAATATGGACCATTTGGAGACCGTCTGTCAGTGCTTTGGGGACCTCTGCAATGCGGCAACAACGCTCGAATACGTCAAAGTGACAGCTCTTGCAGCTGTTGCCACTCTTCTCACCGCGTTTAGGACGTGGCGGGGAGAGATAGTTTGA
- the LOC118271829 gene encoding uncharacterized protein LOC118271829, with protein MLKKLLKVCAVFMIFFKCAASIRCFECNSMNNSMCLDPTIYDKETINNFLPITECGRGIYSANNEFFCRKIIQTILHKGYEPEVRVTRSCGWVRHHRDCYKADNEDHLETVCQCFDNECNSATVRKSALALVLGATVMMYL; from the exons atgttgaaaaagttGCTAAAAGTGTGCGCGGTATTCATGATCTTTTTCAAATGTG CGGCGTCAATTCGTTGTTTCGAGTGCAACAGTATGAACAACTCCATGTGCCTGGACCCCACGATCTACGACAAAGAGACCATCAACAACTTCCTGCCAATCACGGAGTGTGGCCGCGGCATCTACTCCGCCAATAACGAATTCTTTTGCAGGAAGATTATTCAGACCA TTCTCCACAAAGGCTACGAGCCTGAAGTCCGTGTGACCCGCAGCTGCGGCTGGGTGCGCCACCACCGCGACTGTTACAAGGCTGACAATGAAGACCATCTCGAAACTGTCTGTCAGTGCTTCGACAACGAGTGTAACTCTGCCACCGTCCGCAAGAGCGCGCTAGCTCTGGTTTTAGGCGCGACAGTTATGATGTACCTGTGA